The Tripterygium wilfordii isolate XIE 37 chromosome 17, ASM1340144v1, whole genome shotgun sequence genome has a window encoding:
- the LOC119983101 gene encoding aspartyl protease family protein 2-like: MEGKVRATHLFSFTISLLFLSSTALNYQTLVPKSLPSPPTLSWTESETLSFSEPDTNTTRTLDVELHHIDALSLNKTPQQLFNLRLQRDASRVKSLISVAEEAIKGSGVNVTRAGARGAGFSSSVISGLAQGSGEYFTRLGVGTPPRYVYMVLDTGSDVVWIQCAPCKKCYSQSDPVFDPRKSRSFAVVPCGSPLCRKLDSPGCNQRVRKCLYQVSYGDGSFTVGDFSTETLTFRGTRVGRVALGCGHDNEGLFVGAAGLLGLGRGKLSFPRQAGIRFNRKFSYCLVDRSASSRPSSMVFGDAAISRTARFTPLVANPKLETFYYLELLGMSVGGTRVSGISPSLFKLDPTGNGGVIVDSGTSVTRLTRPAYIALRNAFRIGASNLKRAPEFSLFDTCFDLSGKTEVKVPTVVMHFRGADVALPASNYLIPVDSSSRFCFAFAGTMSGLSIIGNIQQQGFRVVYDLAGSRVGFAPRGCA; this comes from the coding sequence ATGGAAGGAAAGGTAAGAGCTACCCATCTCTTTTCCTTCACCATatcccttctctttctttcctccACCGCTCTCAACTACCAGACCCTGGTCCCCAAATCCCTCCCATCCCCACCCACCCTTTCATGGACCGAATCCGAAACTCTATCCTTCTCAGAACCAGACACAAACACCACCAGGACTCTCGACGTCGAGCTACACCACATCGACGCGTTGTCCCTCAACAAGACCCCGCAGCAACTCTTCAATCTCAGGCTCCAGCGAGACGCTTCCCGTGTTAAATCCCTGATCTCCGTCGCCGAGGAAGCTATCAAAGGATCCGGCGTTAATGTCACTCGCGCTGGCGCGCGTGGTGCGGGGTTCAGCAGCTCTGTGATATCGGGGCTCGCGCAAGGAAGCGGCGAGTACTTCACGCGCTTGGGGGTGGGAACGCCTCCTCGGTATGTGTACATGGTGTTGGATACGGGAAGCGACGTCGTTTGGATCCAGTGTGCCCCTTGTAAGAAATGCTATTCACAGTCCGACCCGGTTTTCGACCCGAGGAAGTCCAGATCCTTCGCTGTGGTCCCATGTGGGTCCCCCTTGTGCCGCAAACTTGACTCTCCGGGTTGCAATCAGAGGGTGAGGAAGTGTCTCTATCAAGTCTCTTACGGCGACGGTTCCTTCACTGTCGGCGATTTCTCCACCGAAACGCTGACGTTTAGAGGGACGCGAGTAGGCCGAGTAGCGCTCGGTTGTGGTCACGACAATGAGGGCTTATTCGTCGGAGCTGCGGGATTATTAGGGCTCGGGCGCGGGAAATTGTCGTTTCCCAGACAAGCCGGGATCCGGTTCAACCGCAAATTCTCGTACTGCTTAGTGGACCGGTCTGCTTCTTCTAGACCGTCTTCAATGGTTTTCGGTGACGCTGCAATATCGCGAACCGCCCGGTTCACTCCCTTGGTCGCGAATCCAAAGCTGGAAACGTTCTACTACCTTGAGCTTCTCGGGATGAGTGTCGGCGGCACACGTGTCTCTGGGATCTCTCCATCTCTATTCAAACTTGACCCCACCGGGAACGGAGGGGTCATAGTTGATTCGGGTACTTCGGTTACTCGTCTGACCCGACCCGCTTACATTGCCCTGAGAAATGCATTCCGTATTGGAGCTTCGAATCTGAAGCGAGCGCCCGAGTTCTCGTTATTTGACACGTGCTTTGATCTGTCTGGGAAAACGGAGGTGAAGGTACCGACGGTGGTGATGCATTTCCGTGGTGCAGACGTGGCATTACCGGCGTCGAATTATCTGATTCCGGTGGACAGCAGCAGTAGATTTTGTTTCGCCTTTGCGGGGACAATGAGTGGGTTGTCGATCATCGGGAACATCCAGCAGCAAGGGTTCCGGGTTGTTTATGATTTAGCGGGTTCCCGAGTCGGGTTTGCTCCACGTGGGTGCGCATAG
- the LOC119983100 gene encoding UV-stimulated scaffold protein A homolog, whose product MEDDDERGKVRALIDKATNSTAREVDPRLLRAIKSVVRYSDSELRLAAQTLLDLMKRDHSQVRYLTLLVIDELFMRSKLFRTIVVENFDQLLSLSVGFRRNLPLPAPPAIAVLLRSKAIEFLEKWNISFGIHYRQIRLGFDYLKNILKFQFPNLQANAARIQQERREREIRSKEIILNKFESLRTNLFAIKEEIQSTIDEIEECLDIVCLEEESIPADLLDDEDFEEFHSSELYQIRLDSLKEGKKVHEDSDNKVVFDALRELYKLLVTKHLVSIQEWISVLIRVEVADNRFRDSTLKEFIDIRNHLQSVKKQCEESGCYVPRTAKHDKEGKEEEDIWEEGKIGSVENEGTSIANKLAEAPVLTSTSGKVSDDTPECRNKSSDGNESIGREGRTDAHPFRNKLLAEAPVLKWNSSLDTWGSNRDVLANQRGLELESHWGRVDYDAVIPADKIAELSVQATLYEEEHVEIQPCRAPLSKRGLCQRRDLRVCPLHGTIVPRDDEGKPIHQKSMTDVGTSIDLGTNMVQQLAKQAVKTVRDRDNEEARKRKIDKQSLKRAKLAKIRGHNEAVLRDAAMASASISAAVGEDAVGNSVDRLPNRNKETLASMLRKKVTTKDRLAQRLLNARASNATIRQLTLGEDANYKEAFPNQW is encoded by the exons atggaagatgatgatgagagaGGGAAGGTGAGGGCTTTGATTGACAAGGCCACCAACTCCACGGCCCGAGAGGTCGACCCCCGCCTCCTCAGGGCCATTAAATCGGTGGTTCGATACTCCGATTCGGAGCTCCGACTCGCTGCCCAAACCCTCTTGGACCTCATGAAACGCGACCACTCTCAG GTCCGTTACCTTACACTTCTCGTAATAGATGAACTATTTATGCGGTCAAAGCTCTTCAGAACCATTGTTGTTGAAAACTTTGATCAGTTACTGAGTCTGAGTGTTGGATTCCGAAGAAATTTGCCACTTCCTGCTCCACCTGCCATTGCTGTTCTTTTACGTTCAAAAGCTATTGAGTTCCTGGAGAAGTGGAACATTTCATTTGGGATTCATTATAGACAGATCAGATTAGGTTTCGACTATCTTAAAAACATTCTCAAATTCCAGTTTCCTAATCTTCAGGCAAATGCAGCAAGGATTCAAcaagagagaagggaaagggagatACGGTCAAAAGAAATTATACTGAATAAGTTTGAATCTCTGAGGACTAATCTCTTTGCAATAAAGGAAGAAATACAATCTACTATAGATGAAATTGAGGAGTGTTTGGATATTGTTTGTCTTGAAGAAGAGAGTATACCGGCTGATCTGTTAGATGATGAAGATTTTGAAGAGTTTCATTCTTCTGAGTTGTACCAAATACGTCTTGATTCattgaaagaaggaaaaaaggtcCATGAAGATAGCGACAATAAAGTGGTCTTTGATGCACTGAGGGAGTTGTATAAGCTTCTGGTGACAAAACATCTGGTTTCAATCCAAGAATGGATTTCTGTGCTTATAAGGGTTGAAGTGGCAGACAATAGGTTTAGAGATTCCACACTGAAAGAGTTTATAGATATCCGAAATCATCTACAGTCGGTGAAGAAACAATGTGAAGAATCGGGTTGTTATGTTCCAAGAACTGCAAAGCATGATAAAgaagggaaagaagaagaagatatctGGGAGGAGGGTAAGATTGGATCAGTGGAGAATGAGGGCACGAGCATAGCCAATAAACTCGCTGAGGCTCCTGTGCTTACATCGACTTCTGGTAAGGTGAGTGATGATACCCCTGAATGCAGGAACAAAAGTTCTGATGGCAATGAGTCCATAGGTCGTGAAGGTAGAACTGACGCTCACCCCTTTAGAAATAAGCTTTTGGCTGAAGCTCCTGTGCTGAAGTGGAATTCATCTTTGGATACTTGGGGGTCAAACAGGGATGTTTTGGCTAACCAAAGAGGGTTGGAGCTTGAAAGTCACTGGGGTAGGGTAGACTATGATGCGGTTATTCCAGCAGATAAAATTGCAGAATTGAGTGTTCAGGCGACTCTTTACGAGGAGGAGCATGTAGAAATCCAACCATGTCGTGCTCCATTGAGCAAAAGAGGTCTCTGCCAGAGAAGAGATTTGAGAGTTTGCCCACTTCATGGTACCATTGTTCCCCGAGATGATGAAGGAAAACCTATCCATCAGAAATCAATGACAGACGTTGGAACCAGTATTGATCTAGGGACTAATATGGTTCAGCAGTTGGCAAAACAAGCTGTGAAGACTGTTCGGGACAGAGATAATGAGGAAgcaaggaagagaaaaattgataaacaatCGCTCAAGCGTGCAAAGCTAGCAAAGATTCGGGGGCACAATGAAGCGGTTCTACGGGATGCTGCAATGGCTTCAGCTTCTATATCTGCAGCTGTTGGAGAAGATGCAGTGGGAAACAGTGTGGATAGATTGCCAAACAGGAACAAGGAGACTCTTGCATCCATGTTGCGTAAGAAAGTCACTACAAAAGATAGATTAGCTCAAAGACTTTTGAATGCACGGGCTAGTAATGCAACAATAAGACAGCTAACTctaggtgaagatgcaaattaCAAAGAAGCCTTCCCAAATCAATGGTAA